From Deltaproteobacteria bacterium, a single genomic window includes:
- a CDS encoding nitronate monooxygenase, with translation MAKRIFRTKLCDLLDIEYPILSAGMGPSLIGEKTGAPVELVVAVSEAGGLGVLGAAGFTVEEMQEHIREIKKQTDKPFGVDLLLPRAIVEAGDQPFKKGVTFALADIIKTLPQKHFDLILKVQQEMLLPEITSRTPSGSTVTRPHAAVRICIEEKVPLFCSGLGNPGFMVPDAHAAGIKVLGISGNTKNARRIAQSGADLVVAQGHEGGGHTGRIGSMALWPQAADAVAPTPLLAAGGIGDGRGLAAALACGCVGVWVGTRFLASEEGGALPIQKETIVEATDEDTRRSYLYTGKTSRAIYNRLHDLWENSGLEPLPFPQQVLFASALAEMFNNAEKKEFMGPFSGQVSGLIKEIKPAAVILEEMVEEAADILARKLPADVMIG, from the coding sequence ATGGCTAAACGCATTTTCAGAACAAAATTGTGTGACCTGTTGGACATTGAATATCCCATTCTGAGTGCCGGCATGGGACCTAGCCTCATCGGTGAAAAAACCGGTGCACCAGTGGAACTTGTGGTGGCCGTATCAGAAGCCGGCGGTCTGGGAGTGCTTGGAGCGGCTGGTTTTACAGTAGAAGAAATGCAGGAACATATCCGGGAGATTAAAAAGCAGACAGACAAACCTTTTGGGGTTGATCTGCTGCTTCCCCGGGCGATCGTAGAGGCAGGGGATCAGCCCTTTAAGAAAGGCGTCACCTTTGCATTGGCCGACATAATCAAAACCCTGCCTCAGAAGCATTTTGATCTTATCTTAAAGGTGCAGCAGGAGATGCTTTTGCCGGAGATTACGTCAAGGACTCCGTCAGGCAGCACCGTCACCCGACCTCATGCCGCAGTCAGGATTTGCATAGAAGAAAAGGTACCTTTGTTCTGCTCGGGATTGGGGAATCCTGGTTTTATGGTGCCCGACGCCCACGCTGCCGGTATAAAGGTGCTGGGCATTTCGGGAAATACGAAGAATGCGCGACGCATAGCCCAATCAGGCGCGGACTTGGTGGTTGCTCAAGGGCATGAGGGCGGCGGTCACACCGGACGCATTGGTTCTATGGCTTTGTGGCCTCAGGCAGCAGATGCTGTGGCTCCGACGCCTCTGCTTGCAGCGGGCGGCATCGGCGACGGACGCGGCCTGGCGGCTGCTTTGGCGTGCGGCTGTGTGGGTGTCTGGGTCGGCACGCGTTTTCTGGCCTCTGAAGAGGGGGGTGCCTTGCCGATTCAGAAAGAGACTATTGTCGAGGCGACTGATGAAGACACCCGTCGGTCTTACCTGTACACAGGAAAAACGTCGCGCGCTATCTACAATCGATTGCATGATCTCTGGGAGAATTCGGGACTTGAGCCTCTGCCGTTTCCGCAGCAGGTCCTGTTTGCTTCCGCTCTCGCGGAGATGTTCAACAACGCAGAAAAAAAGGAGTTCATGGGCCCTTTTTCAGGGCAGGTTTCCGGGTTGATTAAAGAGATAAAACCTGCCGCGGTCATTCTTGAGGAGATGGTGGAAGAGGCCGCGGACATTTTGGCACGCAAACTGCCGGCGGACGTCATGATTGGCTGA